The Oxyura jamaicensis isolate SHBP4307 breed ruddy duck chromosome 28, BPBGC_Ojam_1.0, whole genome shotgun sequence genome contains a region encoding:
- the ANO8 gene encoding anoctamin-8: MGARSWGASAGTEQVRSRSGISCFWGRRARCEQDFLCPETFPALGQAGCCDIPCALAQQGETEARRRPGAAGVVDKLFGKRLLQAGRYIMSHKAWMKTVPTENCDVLMTFPDTTDDHTLLWLLNHIRLGIPELIVQVRHHKHTRVYAFFVTATYESLLRGADEIGLRKPVKAEFGGGMRSFSCEEDYIYENIENELYFFTSQERQNIIRYWLENLRAKQGEALHNIHFLEGQPISEYGPPRSPCPATSPHPRCTVSDPQRPRSRPPRPLADEICDYFGVKIAMYFAWLGFYTSAMVYPAVFGSILYTFTESDQTSQDICCVVFAIFNVIWATLFLEEWKRRGAEFAYKWGTLDTPAESIEEPRPQFRGIKRISPVTSAEEFYYPPWKRLLFQCLVSLPVCLACLSFVFLVMLGCFQLQEFVLSIKELPRIIRFLPKIVLAVIVTTCDEVYKKIAYWLNDMGTWGAGGGGGGGGPARCPRTDVLEPAAPAPPPLRPAVPACRVTAHGLSLSVCPSVLLSLPQLLLIFSLSQSLMRQLKEALLPFIFLHLHLSLIFLKGLLGFCWRLGVSKMLATLLITRQFLQNVKEVSQPHLYRRLRRGDLSLRSLREVAHAVLRLLARHRGPPAAGAAPEGPRGEKKCLNGGCGVPEEEEEEEERRESDSEDESALDCGLKLKKVSFIEKAERRGTEPGGPEDESFLEEGSPTMVEKGMDPASVFELGEDEDDAEGPPGSPVKAAEPAAVLRGSRRRRAAESREEEEGEEEGRKRNRASWIDPPEEDYSTQLTQAEVESCMKKYEDTFQDYQEMFIQFGYVVLFSSAFPLAAMCALVNNVIEIRSDAFKLCTGLQRPFGQRVESIGQWQKVMEAMGVLAIVVNCYLIAQCGQLQRLFPWLSPEGAIISVVVLEHFALLLKYVIQVAIPDIPAWVAEEMAKLEYQRREAFKKHERQAQHHFQQQQRRKREEEERQRHAEYQARKERESSRDEAKPEAAGQDPAHEKSQGKGKGSGGTSHGSDKPKRPSSLLATNNVMKLKQIIPLQGKFLSGGAGAGSTAAARSPQSPTGSDNKLPGFLSFKFLKSPETKRDAGTEKVQSPTKPFNPGKLFNFGKSEGASGNGATATASPQPRPGPSTDGGERPGPSKSHLNGVPEDGGREEPELRAEEESGGYKL; encoded by the exons ATGGGGGCCCGGAGCTGGGGCGCATCCGCCGGGACGGAGCAGGTCCGGAGCAGGTCCGGCATTTCCTGTTTTTGGGGCCGGCGTGCCCGGTGCGAGCAGGATTTCCTGTGCCCCGAGAccttcccagccctggggcaggctggCTGTTGTGACATCCCCTGTGCCCTGGCTCAGcagggggaaactgaggcacggaggcGGCCGGGTGCTGCTGGCGTGGTGG ACAAGCTTTTTGGGAAGCGGCTGCTCCAAGCCGGGCGCTACATCATGTCCCACAAAGCCTGGATGAAGACGGTGCCCACGGAGAACTGCGACGTGCTGATGACCTTCCCGG ACACCACGGATGACCACAcgctgctctggctgctgaaCCACATCCGCCTCGGCATCCCCGAGCTCATCGTGCAGGTCCGGCACCACAAGCACACCCGCGTCTACGCCTTCTTTGTCACCGCCACCTACGAGAG CTTGCTGCGTGGGGCCGATGAGATCGGGCTGCGGAAGCCGGTGAAAGCCGAGTTCGGCGGGGGCATGCGGAGCTTCTCCTGCGAGGAGGATTACATCTACGAGAACATCGAGAACGAGCTTTACTTCTTCACCTCTCAG GAACGGCAAAACATCATCAGGTACTGGCTGGAGAACCTGCGCGCCAAGCAGGGCGAGGCGCTGCACAACATCCACTTCCTCGAGGGGCAGCCCATCAGTGAGTACGGCCCGCCACGgtccccctgcccagccaccTCCCCACATCCCCGCTGCACCGTGTCCGACCCCCAGAGG ccccgCTCACGCCCCCCTCGACCCCTTGCAGATGAGATCTGCGACTACTTCGGGGTGAAGATCGCCATGTACTTCGCCTGGCTCGGCTTCTACACCTCGGCCATGGTGTACCCCGCCGTCTTCGGCTCCATCCTCTACACCTTCACCGAGAGCGATCAG ACCAGCCAGGACATCTGCTGCGTGGTCTTCGCTATCTTCAACGTCATCTGGGCCACGCTCTTCCTGGAGGAGTGGAAGCGCCGCGGCGCCGAGTTCGCCTACAAGTGGGGGACGCTGGACACCCCCGCCGAGTCCATCGAAGAGCCCCGGCCCCAGTTCAGG GGCATTAAGCGAATCAGCCCCGTGACCAGCGCGGAGGAGTTTTACTACCCGCCGTGGAAGCGCCTGCTCTTCCAGTGCCTGGTCAGCCTGCCCGTCTGCCTCGCCTGCCTCTCCTTCGTCTTCCTTGTCATGCTGGGCTGCTTCCAGCTCCAG GAGTTCGTGCTGAGCATCAAGGAGCTGCCCCGCATCATCCGCTTCCTGCCCAAAATCGTCCTGGCCGTCATCGTCACGACCTGCGACGAGGTTTACAAGAAGATCGCCTACTGGCTGAACGACATGGGTAcgtggggggccggggggggggggggggggggggggcccgcg CGATGCCCCCGGACGGACGTCCTCGAGCCAGCGGCACCCGCACCCCCCCCCCTGCGCCCCGCTGTCCCCGCATGCCGCGTTACCGCTCACGgtctctctctgtctgtctgtccgtccgtccttCTGTCCCTTCCACAGCTCCTGCTCATCTTCTCTCTGTCCCAAAGCCTCATGCGTCAGCTCAAAGAGGCTCTCCTCCCCTTCAtcttcctccacctccacctCTCCCTCATCTTCCTTAAGGGCCTCCTGGGCTTTTGCTGGAGACTGGGAGTATCCAAA atgctggccacgctgctcaTCACCCGCCAGTTCCTGCAGAACGTCAAGGAGGTGTCGCAGCCCCACCTGTACCGCCGGCTGCGCCGGGGGGACCTCAGCCTCCGCAGCCTCCGCGAGGTCGCGCACGCCGTCCTCCGCCTGCTCGCCCGTCACCGCGGCCCCCCGgctgccggggccgcccccgaGGGGCCGCGGGGTGAGAAGAAGTGTCTGaacgggggctgcggggtgccggaggaggaggaggaggaggaagagcggCGCGAGTCGGATTCGGAGGACGAGAGCGCCCTGGACTGCGGGCTGAAGCTGAAGAAGGTGAGCTTCATCGAGAAGGCCGAGCGGCGCGGCACGGAGCCCGGCGGCCCCGAGGACGAGAGCTTCCTGGAGGAGGGCAGCCCCACCATGGTGGAGAAGGGCATGGACCCCGCCTCCGTCTTCGAGCTGGGCGAGGATGAGGATGACGCCGAAGGCCCCCCGGGAAGCCCGGTCAAGGCAGCGGAGCCGGCCGCCGTCCTGCGGGGCAGCCGGAGGAGGCGGGCGGCcgagagcagggaggaggaggagggcgaggAGGAAGGGCGCAAGCGGAACCGGGCATCCTGGATCGACCCGCCCGAGGAGGATTACTCCACGCAGCTGACGCAGGCGGAGGTGGAGAGCTGCATGAAGAAGTACGAG gaCACCTTCCAGGACTACCAGGAGATGTTCATCCAGTTCGGCTACGTGGTGCTCTTCTCCTCCGCCTTCCCGCTGGCCGCCATGTGCGCCCTGGTGAACAACGTCATCGAGATCCGCAGCGACGCCTTCAAGCTGTGCACGGGGCTGCAGCGCCCCTTCGGCCAGCGGGTCGAGAGCATCGGGCAGTGGCAG AAGGTGATGGAGGCCATGGGCGTCCTGGCCATCGTGGTCAACTGCTACCTGATCGCCCAGTGCGGGCAGCTCCAGCGCCTCTTCCCCTGGCTCAGCCCCGAGGGAGCCATCATCTCCGTGGTGGTGCTGGAG CACTTCGCCCTGCTGCTGAAGTACGTGATCCAAGTGGCCATCCCCGACATCCCCGCCTGGGTGGCCGAGGAGATGGCGAAGTTGGAGTACCAGCGCCGCGAGGCCTTCAAG AAGCACGAGCGCCAGGCGCAGCAccacttccagcagcagcagcggcgcaagcgggaggaggaggagcggcaGCGGCACGCCGAGTACCAGGCCCGCAAGGAGCGCGAGTCCAGCCGCGACGAGGCCAAGCCCGAGGCCGCCGGGCAGGACCCGGCCCACGAGAAGAGCCAGGGCAAGGGGAAGGGCTCCGGGGGCACCTCGCACGGCTCCGACAAGCCCAAGCGCCCCAGCTCGCTGCTGGCCACCAACAACGTCATGAAGTTGAAGCAGATCATCCCTTTGCAGGGCAAGTTCCTCtccgggggggccggggccggcagcACGGCCGCCGCCAGGTCCCCCCAGTCCCCCACCGGCAGCGATAACAAACTCCCCGGCTTCCTCAGCTTCAAGTTCCTGAAATCCCCCGAGACTAAGAGGGACGCGGGGACCGAGAAGGTCCAGTCGCCCACCAAGCCATTCAACCCCGGCAAGCTCTTCAACTTCGGCAAGTCCGAAGGGGCCAGCGGCAACGGGGCCACGGCCAccgcctccccccagccccggcccggcccctccACGGATGGGGGCGAGCGGCCGGGCCCCAGCAAGTCCCACCTCAACGGGGTGCCGGAGGACGGGGGCCGCGAGGAGCCGGAGCTGCGGGCGGAGGAGGAGAGTGGGGGCTATAAACTCTAA